In one Novosphingopyxis iocasae genomic region, the following are encoded:
- a CDS encoding dihydrodipicolinate synthase family protein — protein MNLFLPSFLEDFQTLDEEAIRRDVNQAIAHGFSGTLPMVNWTVPGDPRWEQFHRIIIDEAAGRLPVHGIVFNTRAADDRALIAALEKLGVELVLLAPRHPPDIDAHDLHTSMKDRITATGLPIMLYAALGEGRNFPHLGPAGQPLDVYDRLADLPNVTSMKISQPVSLLSTMQLCARLGDRLSMGPVNLDFLPLLARHIEIGWSGQWNAEAVQTPALPLGSELLQASLLSDFRKLDRTARQLQPVLDRFFAIQAHVIRKGAHPWAHMRYYSWLSGGNGGLLPPDPHAPAGAVPVLDAQARRRIRSAFAASGLPVTDDPEEQFVVGRAGWARGVRMSALSALPNYSVE, from the coding sequence ATGAACCTCTTTCTCCCCAGCTTCCTAGAGGATTTTCAAACGCTGGATGAAGAGGCGATCCGCCGCGACGTCAATCAAGCGATAGCCCACGGCTTCAGCGGCACCCTGCCGATGGTCAACTGGACCGTTCCGGGTGATCCACGGTGGGAACAATTCCATCGGATTATCATCGACGAAGCGGCCGGGCGCCTTCCGGTTCACGGCATAGTCTTTAACACGCGCGCGGCGGATGACCGGGCGTTGATCGCGGCGCTGGAAAAGCTCGGGGTCGAGTTGGTCCTGCTTGCACCGCGCCATCCCCCGGACATTGATGCGCACGATCTCCATACTTCCATGAAGGATCGGATCACGGCCACCGGGCTACCGATCATGCTGTACGCCGCGCTGGGCGAGGGCAGGAATTTCCCTCACCTCGGCCCCGCGGGCCAGCCACTGGATGTCTACGACCGGCTTGCGGATCTGCCGAATGTGACGTCGATGAAGATTTCCCAGCCCGTGTCTCTCCTGTCTACGATGCAGCTTTGCGCGCGCCTTGGCGATCGGCTTTCCATGGGGCCGGTCAATCTCGATTTCCTCCCGCTTCTCGCAAGACATATCGAGATCGGCTGGAGCGGGCAGTGGAATGCGGAGGCGGTGCAAACGCCTGCGCTTCCCCTGGGGAGCGAGCTGCTGCAGGCCTCGCTACTATCGGATTTCAGAAAACTCGATCGTACGGCGCGGCAGTTACAACCGGTTCTGGACCGGTTCTTCGCCATCCAAGCTCACGTCATACGCAAGGGCGCGCATCCTTGGGCGCATATGCGCTATTATTCGTGGCTCAGCGGAGGAAATGGTGGCCTGCTTCCACCTGACCCGCATGCACCGGCGGGGGCGGTACCCGTCCTCGATGCGCAGGCGCGCCGCCGTATCCGAAGCGCGTTCGCAGCGTCCGGGCTTCCGGTTACCGACGATCCGGAAGAGCAGTTCGTGGTCGGCCGTGCCGGTTGGGCGCGGGGCGTCAGGATGAGCGCGCTGTCAGCCCTACCCAATTATTCCGTGGAATGA
- a CDS encoding MmgE/PrpD family protein: protein MTQKGAPVLEAERALTNISRRSALVGGGVLAALGATSLKPAQASAGNDEESDGGDWIAVMPAITRYIAGATSAAVPSAIRERARLHILDTLASIIACSSLEAARHGRLYAVTLSGGLESPILGSMHRASLIDATFASAMTAHAAEINDFIPSAYVQPGPAIVSAGIALAHKHRRSGHDLVSALVAGYELAGRMPKAIGTRNLWKAGLANHGIGPVFGTGAASAALLGLDERQVNHMLAYCAQQASGSWQWMLDVQHIEKAFVFAGMGARNGLQAALMASMGFTGVPDSLDAPKGWFRWPALSGEGADPSILIEGLGETFEMSHAAMKRYPVGGPTQPAVRALLDLRREIGTQEVAAIRVEMPGSADTFRSANMPALNIPYLAAIIMIDGRLDFVDAQSLDRMNTDRRAKALATKVEVVADPTLETGEGEARTESARVTLTTKDVKTHQRFVPFVPGFPTHPLQTDEVEQKARELVVPVLGKDRAKRLIALCASLDNASSIEPLVALMRFQTS, encoded by the coding sequence ATGACGCAGAAGGGCGCGCCCGTTCTCGAGGCAGAGCGTGCCCTCACGAACATCAGTCGTCGCTCCGCGCTCGTGGGGGGAGGGGTGCTGGCTGCGCTCGGCGCTACGTCGCTGAAACCGGCGCAGGCCAGCGCCGGAAATGATGAGGAAAGCGACGGCGGCGACTGGATCGCCGTCATGCCCGCGATCACGCGTTATATCGCCGGAGCCACCAGCGCTGCCGTGCCCTCCGCCATCCGTGAGCGTGCGCGCTTACATATTCTGGACACGCTTGCTTCGATCATCGCCTGCAGCTCGCTGGAAGCGGCGCGGCACGGGCGGCTATACGCGGTGACGCTGAGCGGCGGACTGGAGAGCCCGATCCTGGGCTCCATGCATCGCGCAAGCCTGATCGATGCGACCTTCGCTTCGGCGATGACCGCGCATGCCGCGGAGATTAACGACTTCATTCCGTCCGCATATGTGCAACCCGGCCCGGCAATCGTCAGTGCAGGGATCGCGTTGGCGCACAAGCACCGTCGCTCCGGCCATGATTTGGTCAGCGCGCTGGTAGCCGGTTACGAACTGGCGGGCCGCATGCCCAAAGCCATCGGGACGCGCAATCTCTGGAAGGCGGGTCTGGCCAATCACGGTATCGGCCCAGTGTTCGGAACTGGCGCCGCGAGCGCGGCACTGCTGGGGCTCGATGAGCGGCAGGTCAATCATATGCTGGCTTACTGCGCTCAGCAGGCATCGGGCTCATGGCAATGGATGCTGGACGTCCAGCATATCGAAAAGGCGTTCGTTTTTGCAGGAATGGGCGCGCGCAATGGGCTGCAGGCCGCGCTCATGGCATCCATGGGGTTCACCGGCGTTCCCGATAGTCTGGATGCGCCCAAGGGCTGGTTCCGCTGGCCAGCGCTGAGCGGGGAGGGCGCAGATCCCTCCATCTTGATCGAAGGCCTTGGCGAAACGTTCGAGATGAGCCATGCTGCGATGAAGCGCTATCCGGTGGGCGGCCCCACTCAACCTGCTGTCCGCGCGCTGCTCGATCTGCGGCGCGAGATCGGAACGCAGGAGGTCGCCGCCATCCGGGTGGAGATGCCGGGGTCGGCGGACACGTTCCGCAGCGCCAACATGCCCGCGCTCAACATCCCCTATCTCGCCGCGATCATCATGATCGACGGGCGGCTGGACTTCGTGGACGCGCAATCGCTCGATCGGATGAACACGGATAGGCGGGCGAAAGCGCTTGCGACGAAGGTGGAGGTGGTAGCCGATCCGACACTCGAAACGGGGGAGGGGGAGGCCCGCACCGAAAGCGCTCGTGTGACCCTGACCACCAAGGACGTAAAGACGCATCAGCGGTTCGTGCCATTTGTGCCGGGCTTTCCCACGCATCCCTTGCAGACGGACGAGGTCGAGCAGAAGGCGCGTGAGCTGGTGGTGCCGGTTCTGGGGAAAGACCGGGCCAAACGATTGATTGCGCTATGCGCATCGCTCGACAACGCGTCATCGATTGAGCCCTTGGTGGCCCTCATGCGCTTTCAGACGAGCTGA
- a CDS encoding carboxylesterase/lipase family protein yields the protein MDMLVRPNRRRFMGMSLAGGALIATRPVAAQTLFPVVETTNGKLRGMMAGGIAKFLGVRYAAPTSGANRFRSPQPVEKWSGVRGALQYSDTAPQVPGDRRHAYADLIMFENQPRGPGEDNLALNLWSPTLDRQAAKPVIVVLHGGGFYGGSGNNIGMDGEEMARFSDSVVISVTHRLGALGFLHLADVAGEEFASSGTVGMQDIVAALSWVRDNVAEFGGDPGRVLVYGQSGGGAKTSTLMAMPSGKGLFHRAGVMSGSALRMMPEEIAVQNAAKLMKALDIQDVSALQSVPWTSLLETQAKLEAAARAKGEAPTSFAPVVDGVVLPRHPFDPDAPKVSADVPMIISTALDERSYRMIDFDMSEQGLREFARKRAGDRAAEVLDLYRAEAPGETPFLLAARMDSDIWFRKGAFAQAERKAAQSGAKLWTYLWTWPSPAFGGRYGAVHGIDVAPSLHSIRGGLNGPSNESLAMADKIASSWASFAASGDPNNDKLPAWAAYDQANRSTMIMNLDAHVEQDPRSEIRRFWDGIDIGRGDVE from the coding sequence ATGGATATGCTTGTCAGGCCGAACCGGCGTCGGTTCATGGGGATGTCGCTCGCAGGCGGCGCATTGATCGCGACACGTCCCGTAGCCGCGCAAACGCTTTTTCCGGTGGTGGAAACCACGAACGGCAAATTGCGCGGAATGATGGCGGGCGGGATCGCCAAGTTTCTCGGCGTCCGCTACGCCGCACCCACTTCCGGGGCCAATCGCTTCCGATCGCCGCAACCGGTCGAGAAATGGTCCGGCGTGCGCGGTGCGCTGCAATATTCCGACACGGCTCCGCAGGTCCCGGGGGATCGGCGGCATGCCTATGCCGATCTCATCATGTTCGAAAATCAGCCGCGGGGCCCCGGAGAGGACAATCTCGCGCTCAACCTGTGGTCCCCCACGCTGGATCGGCAAGCGGCAAAACCGGTAATCGTCGTGCTCCACGGTGGCGGTTTCTACGGCGGATCGGGCAACAATATCGGCATGGACGGGGAGGAGATGGCGCGCTTTTCGGACAGCGTCGTCATCTCCGTCACCCATCGCCTCGGCGCATTGGGCTTCCTGCATTTGGCGGACGTCGCCGGTGAGGAGTTCGCATCCTCGGGCACCGTAGGCATGCAGGATATCGTCGCTGCACTATCTTGGGTGCGCGACAATGTGGCCGAATTCGGCGGCGATCCCGGCCGCGTGCTGGTCTACGGCCAATCCGGCGGCGGTGCCAAGACGAGCACACTGATGGCGATGCCGAGTGGCAAAGGCCTTTTTCACCGGGCGGGTGTCATGAGCGGATCGGCGCTGCGCATGATGCCCGAGGAGATCGCCGTCCAAAACGCGGCCAAGCTTATGAAGGCGCTGGATATCCAAGACGTCTCTGCGCTCCAGTCGGTTCCCTGGACGAGCCTCCTCGAAACGCAGGCCAAGCTGGAAGCGGCGGCGCGGGCGAAGGGCGAAGCACCCACATCCTTTGCGCCGGTGGTCGACGGCGTCGTGCTTCCGCGGCATCCGTTCGATCCGGACGCGCCCAAGGTAAGCGCCGATGTGCCGATGATCATCTCGACCGCACTAGACGAGCGATCTTACCGGATGATCGACTTCGACATGAGCGAACAGGGCCTGCGGGAATTCGCGCGTAAGCGGGCGGGTGATCGTGCGGCTGAGGTGCTTGACCTCTACCGTGCCGAAGCGCCGGGCGAGACGCCGTTCCTGCTCGCTGCACGCATGGACAGTGACATCTGGTTCCGCAAGGGCGCGTTCGCGCAGGCCGAGCGCAAGGCGGCGCAGAGCGGCGCGAAGCTCTGGACCTATTTGTGGACTTGGCCCAGCCCCGCGTTCGGTGGCCGCTACGGCGCGGTTCATGGCATCGACGTTGCACCCAGCCTTCACAGCATTCGCGGCGGCCTCAATGGGCCCAGCAACGAAAGCCTGGCGATGGCCGACAAGATCGCGTCCAGCTGGGCCAGCTTCGCCGCCAGTGGTGACCCGAATAACGATAAGCTGCCCGCCTGGGCCGCTTATGATCAAGCGAACCGATCCACCATGATCATGAACTTGGACGCGCATGTCGAACAGGACCCGCGCTCTGAAATTCGCCGCTTCTGGGACGGGATCGATATCGGGCGCGGGGACGTCGAATGA
- a CDS encoding carboxylesterase/lipase family protein, with protein sequence MTACTTVPAGSAGTERASAAPILETRYGPVIGTRSEDGKVSIFRGVPYGASTEGRRFQTALSPERWTEPRDATQFGADCPQRPSGDVPVFRSWVNDLPQSEDCLFVNVWTRGLSDGKKRPVMVWLHGGGYVTGSGSSRGYDGTRLAERGDVVVVTLNHRLNGFGYLYLAGVTDDPRYADAGNLGSLDTVKALEWVRDNAAAFGGDPDNVTIFGESGGAAKVSTLLGMEQADGLFDKAIAQSGSMSLSGFTPRLATGLTRDIFKTAGLEQGDVAGLAALPTEQYVKVLMQSKTHAAFFRPVVDGRSLKRQPFAPDATPISKDIPLLVGTNRTEMRLQAGLADPAAFDLTWEELPEKLKPVVEDVDVTAVIDGMRKAYPEADASEVYFQVATFRNYRSTAILQAERKSAQSAAPVYMYRLDWETPVEGGRLKAPHALDIAFVFDNVARSTSYTGVGPEQQRMADLMSEAWIAFARTGNPNTKDLPAWPRYDARSRATMIFDVPPHVVDDPDRERELLLRLLPEGRGL encoded by the coding sequence ATGACCGCATGCACAACCGTTCCGGCAGGTTCAGCTGGAACCGAGCGGGCTTCCGCCGCCCCGATACTGGAAACGCGTTATGGACCGGTTATCGGAACGCGCAGCGAAGACGGAAAGGTCAGCATCTTTCGCGGCGTCCCCTACGGCGCATCCACAGAGGGCAGGCGCTTTCAAACCGCTCTGTCCCCGGAGCGCTGGACCGAGCCTCGAGACGCGACGCAGTTCGGCGCCGATTGCCCGCAGCGCCCGTCAGGCGACGTACCGGTTTTCCGGTCCTGGGTGAACGATCTGCCGCAAAGCGAGGATTGTCTGTTCGTCAACGTCTGGACCCGGGGGCTTTCGGACGGAAAGAAACGACCGGTCATGGTCTGGCTACATGGCGGCGGCTACGTCACCGGGTCCGGCTCAAGCCGCGGCTATGATGGCACGCGGCTGGCAGAACGCGGCGATGTCGTGGTCGTCACCCTCAATCATCGGCTGAACGGGTTCGGCTATCTCTATCTCGCTGGCGTCACCGACGATCCGCGTTACGCCGATGCCGGCAACCTGGGCAGCCTGGATACCGTCAAAGCGCTCGAATGGGTACGCGACAATGCAGCGGCGTTCGGCGGCGATCCGGACAATGTTACCATTTTCGGCGAATCAGGCGGCGCGGCCAAGGTGTCGACCTTGCTCGGAATGGAGCAGGCGGACGGCCTGTTCGACAAGGCGATCGCCCAGTCCGGATCGATGTCCCTCTCCGGTTTCACCCCCCGGCTCGCAACCGGCCTGACCCGCGATATCTTCAAGACCGCAGGTCTTGAGCAAGGCGACGTCGCCGGGCTCGCGGCTTTGCCGACAGAGCAATATGTCAAAGTTCTCATGCAGTCGAAGACACATGCGGCGTTCTTCCGCCCCGTAGTCGACGGGAGATCGCTGAAGCGGCAGCCCTTCGCACCCGATGCCACCCCGATTTCCAAAGACATTCCTCTGCTCGTCGGCACGAACCGCACGGAGATGCGGCTGCAGGCAGGCCTTGCCGATCCAGCGGCCTTCGATCTCACCTGGGAGGAACTGCCCGAAAAGCTGAAGCCCGTCGTGGAAGATGTCGACGTAACCGCCGTGATCGACGGAATGCGAAAGGCCTATCCTGAGGCGGATGCGAGCGAGGTCTATTTTCAGGTGGCCACATTCCGCAATTATCGCAGCACGGCCATCCTGCAGGCTGAACGCAAAAGCGCGCAATCCGCAGCCCCCGTTTACATGTACCGGCTGGACTGGGAGACTCCGGTGGAAGGCGGCCGCCTGAAAGCGCCCCACGCTCTCGATATCGCCTTCGTGTTCGACAATGTGGCGCGTTCTACATCGTACACCGGGGTCGGTCCGGAGCAACAGCGCATGGCGGACCTCATGTCGGAGGCGTGGATAGCCTTTGCGCGTACCGGCAATCCGAACACGAAGGACCTGCCTGCTTGGCCGCGCTACGATGCCAGGAGCCGCGCCACCATGATCTTCGACGTGCCGCCGCATGTGGTTGACGATCCCGATCGTGAGCGGGAGCTTCTGCTGCGCCTCCTGCCAGAAGGCCGTGGCCTGTGA
- a CDS encoding carboxylesterase/lipase family protein, whose product MKRSLGLACALIVTACTTPGEVQRIDSDLVRTTSGSLRGSVDDGVRVYRGVPYAQPPVGEGRWAAPRTPRWEGVRDAFAFGPACLQPINADGSPNFGGYHGPVSEDCLTLNIWAPKTGTKAPIMLWLFGGGGVVGAGSLPTYNGTAFARDGVILVTINYRLGGLGGFAHPALTREKNGGPNANYALLDAIAALRWVKENAEAFGGDPRNITLFGESAGATMTANLVTSPIAKGLFSKAIIESTGSLPTPATPLAKAEAIGAKVASDLGLPGADATSAQLRALDAGRFLEHKIGGFGFRTISDGVVQPGSIMDAFEKRAENDVMLMLGTNSDEGRLAGTQRVAALAEGRRPVFQYFFDYVPSALRSEHPNGAPHAGELPFVFDTLDSYAPTEDARPTEEDRAVARLVHSCWVAFAKANLDARELDCGGTFRWLARSAANDHVAALLKPVPELVPADTLRSPPNGAEPGKTSRP is encoded by the coding sequence GTGAAACGTTCGCTAGGACTTGCCTGTGCGCTGATCGTCACGGCTTGCACGACCCCGGGCGAAGTGCAGCGTATCGACAGTGATCTCGTGCGCACTACCTCCGGCTCGCTGAGAGGAAGCGTAGATGACGGCGTCAGGGTGTATCGCGGTGTTCCCTACGCGCAGCCACCCGTCGGAGAGGGTCGCTGGGCGGCTCCGCGTACGCCCCGGTGGGAGGGTGTTCGAGATGCTTTTGCATTCGGCCCAGCCTGTCTGCAGCCGATCAACGCAGACGGCAGCCCCAATTTCGGCGGTTATCACGGTCCGGTTTCGGAAGACTGCCTCACCCTCAACATCTGGGCACCGAAGACTGGCACGAAAGCGCCGATCATGCTCTGGCTGTTCGGCGGTGGCGGTGTGGTCGGCGCGGGCAGCCTGCCGACCTATAATGGCACGGCCTTTGCGCGCGACGGCGTGATTCTCGTCACGATCAACTATCGTCTCGGCGGGCTCGGCGGCTTTGCCCATCCCGCTCTGACGCGCGAGAAGAACGGCGGGCCGAACGCCAACTACGCTTTGTTGGATGCGATCGCTGCGCTTCGCTGGGTCAAAGAAAACGCTGAGGCTTTCGGCGGAGATCCACGCAATATTACCCTTTTCGGGGAAAGCGCCGGCGCCACGATGACAGCCAATCTGGTCACCTCACCCATCGCAAAAGGGCTGTTTAGCAAGGCAATTATCGAATCCACCGGATCTCTTCCCACCCCCGCGACTCCCCTGGCGAAGGCGGAAGCGATCGGCGCGAAGGTGGCAAGCGATCTAGGGCTTCCCGGCGCCGATGCCACCTCCGCTCAGCTTCGAGCGCTCGATGCGGGGCGTTTTCTGGAACATAAGATCGGCGGCTTTGGCTTCCGCACGATCTCTGACGGCGTTGTGCAGCCCGGCTCCATCATGGACGCCTTCGAGAAGCGGGCCGAAAATGATGTCATGTTGATGCTTGGCACCAATTCGGACGAAGGGCGCCTCGCCGGCACCCAGCGCGTTGCGGCACTTGCAGAGGGGCGTCGTCCCGTCTTCCAATATTTTTTCGATTACGTTCCTTCGGCGCTGCGGTCCGAGCACCCGAACGGTGCCCCGCATGCGGGTGAGTTGCCCTTCGTTTTCGACACGCTGGACAGCTACGCGCCAACCGAGGATGCGAGACCGACCGAGGAAGACCGGGCCGTAGCGCGGCTTGTTCATTCTTGCTGGGTTGCCTTCGCCAAGGCAAATCTTGATGCAAGAGAGCTCGATTGCGGCGGTACCTTCCGGTGGCTTGCACGCAGCGCGGCCAATGATCACGTCGCCGCGTTGCTAAAACCGGTGCCTGAACTCGTCCCTGCCGATACGCTGCGTTCTCCACCGAATGGCGCGGAACCGGGAAAGACTAGCAGACCTTAA
- a CDS encoding ATP-binding protein, whose amino-acid sequence MIGIAALWIGVLLLGGALALDRVLVNSVESNFDNQLNYVLTAMIASAEVAPDGEVRFSRPLGDQRFMEPNSGFYWQIRGRDYPDYPSRSLWDRTLPVDVNKTYLTPHFSDVDSFQGATLRMVERTIILPDSDVRWNFAVAQSTETVKADIKRLRSTLLISFAILGIGLVVMAALQTLYGLWPLRSVRQSIAEMRSGRKSRITDSFPEEVMPMVGELNALLDHNERQAEEARRHAGNLAHALKTPLTVVMNAATAKSPDLDQVVMRESTTMRRQVDHHLARARAVGRRGHAHSRAQVWDSLESVERAVGRLYDNVRLDVTGAKDAIVACERQDLDEMIGNLVENAAKYGGGSVFVTVEEKDDRVEIQVEDDGMGIPEVERERIFARGARLDTGKPGTGLGLAIVRDVAEIYEGGITLEESEDLGGLLARLWLPKAVR is encoded by the coding sequence ATGATCGGCATTGCCGCGCTTTGGATCGGCGTGCTGCTGCTGGGCGGTGCGCTGGCGCTGGACCGGGTGCTGGTGAACTCGGTCGAGAGCAATTTCGACAACCAGCTCAACTACGTCCTCACCGCAATGATCGCGTCCGCAGAAGTGGCTCCTGATGGCGAGGTGCGGTTCAGCCGTCCGCTGGGTGATCAGCGCTTCATGGAGCCCAATAGCGGCTTCTACTGGCAAATTCGGGGTAGGGATTATCCCGACTATCCCTCGCGCTCGCTATGGGATCGCACGCTGCCGGTGGACGTGAACAAAACCTATCTCACCCCCCATTTCAGCGACGTCGACAGCTTCCAGGGGGCAACGCTGCGCATGGTGGAGCGCACCATCATCCTGCCGGACAGCGATGTGCGATGGAATTTTGCCGTGGCGCAAAGCACCGAGACGGTGAAGGCCGATATCAAGCGGCTGCGCTCCACGTTGCTGATCAGCTTTGCGATCTTGGGCATCGGGCTCGTTGTCATGGCCGCGTTGCAGACCTTGTATGGGCTCTGGCCGCTGCGTTCCGTGCGGCAGTCGATCGCGGAAATGCGGTCGGGCCGCAAATCGCGCATCACCGATTCCTTCCCGGAAGAGGTGATGCCGATGGTAGGCGAGCTCAACGCGCTGCTCGATCATAATGAGCGGCAGGCCGAAGAAGCGCGGCGGCACGCTGGCAACCTTGCCCACGCGCTGAAAACGCCGCTCACCGTGGTGATGAACGCGGCCACCGCCAAATCGCCCGATCTCGATCAGGTAGTGATGCGCGAATCGACCACGATGCGCCGCCAGGTGGACCACCATCTCGCTCGCGCCCGAGCCGTAGGCCGCCGCGGCCACGCGCACAGCCGCGCGCAGGTGTGGGACTCGCTGGAATCCGTCGAGCGAGCGGTGGGGCGTCTTTACGATAATGTGCGGCTGGATGTGACGGGGGCGAAAGACGCGATCGTGGCCTGCGAACGCCAAGATCTGGATGAGATGATCGGCAACCTCGTCGAAAACGCGGCCAAATATGGCGGCGGCAGCGTGTTCGTGACCGTCGAGGAAAAGGATGACCGCGTCGAAATCCAGGTGGAGGACGATGGCATGGGTATTCCCGAAGTCGAACGCGAGCGCATCTTCGCCCGTGGCGCACGCCTGGACACAGGCAAACCCGGCACCGGCCTCGGCCTCGCCATCGTTCGCGACGTCGCCGAAATCTACGAAGGCGGCATCACGCTGGAAGAAAGCGAAGATCTGGGCGGTCTGCTCGCCCGCCTGTGGCTACCGAAGGCAGTCCGCTGA
- a CDS encoding response regulator transcription factor codes for MRVLIVEDEPTLGQQLKSTLEGIGYAVDLSTDGEDGHFMGSTESYDAIILDLGLPEIDGLTVLDRWRKEGRKFPVLVLTARDSWSDKVAGLDAGADDYLAKPFQTEELIARLRALIRRASGNASSELTAGDVRLDTRSGKVTLAGEPVKLTAQEYKLLSYLMHHKGKVVSRTELIEHIYDQDFDRDSNTIEVFVTRIRKKLGAEVITTIRGLGYSLEDPDA; via the coding sequence ATGCGCGTCCTCATCGTCGAAGACGAACCCACGCTTGGCCAGCAGCTCAAATCTACGCTGGAGGGGATCGGCTACGCTGTTGATCTGTCGACCGATGGCGAAGACGGCCATTTCATGGGTTCCACCGAAAGCTACGACGCAATCATCCTCGATCTCGGCCTGCCTGAAATTGACGGGCTGACAGTGCTCGACCGGTGGCGCAAGGAGGGGCGCAAGTTCCCCGTCCTCGTGCTCACCGCGCGCGACAGCTGGTCCGACAAGGTGGCCGGGCTCGATGCGGGCGCGGACGATTATCTCGCCAAACCCTTCCAGACCGAGGAGCTGATTGCTCGCCTGCGCGCTCTGATACGCCGCGCGTCGGGCAATGCCTCTTCCGAACTGACCGCGGGCGATGTTCGCCTCGACACGCGCTCGGGCAAGGTCACGTTGGCGGGTGAGCCGGTGAAGCTCACCGCGCAGGAATATAAGCTCCTGAGCTACCTCATGCACCACAAGGGCAAGGTGGTGAGCCGTACCGAGTTGATCGAGCATATCTACGATCAGGATTTCGACCGGGACAGCAACACGATCGAAGTGTTCGTCACGCGTATCCGAAAGAAGCTGGGTGCCGAAGTGATCACCACGATCCGCGGCCTCGGTTACAGTCTTGAGGATCCCGACGCCTGA
- a CDS encoding PepSY domain-containing protein produces MRISSILLAAFLAAAAPIVPLATQAHAQDDNSRARNHLRSGETMSLREIERRILPKMRGMQYLGPEYDARAQIYRLKFLKDGRVYFVDVDARTGEIVETR; encoded by the coding sequence ATGCGTATTTCATCGATCCTCCTCGCCGCGTTTCTGGCGGCTGCTGCGCCCATTGTGCCGCTTGCTACGCAGGCGCATGCGCAGGACGACAACAGCCGTGCGCGCAATCATCTTCGCTCGGGCGAAACTATGAGCCTGCGCGAGATTGAACGCCGGATCCTACCCAAGATGCGCGGGATGCAGTATCTGGGGCCTGAATATGATGCGCGCGCGCAGATTTACCGCCTGAAATTTTTGAAGGATGGCCGCGTCTATTTCGTCGATGTTGACGCGCGCACCGGTGAGATCGTCGAGACGCGCTGA